A DNA window from Acidobacteriota bacterium contains the following coding sequences:
- the accC gene encoding acetyl-CoA carboxylase biotin carboxylase subunit → MFKKILISNRGEIACRVIRACREMKIATVAVYSDADKDALHVRMADEAFHIGPPPSAESYLRWEKIIDVAVKNGVEAIHPGYGFLSENADFVREVTKAGITFIGPPPEAMEGLGGKMSARKIAIDAGVPIVPGTTEPLASFEEAKVTAAEIGYPVMLKASAGGGGKGMRLVFEESELKSALENAQAEALAGFGDAEVYVEKAVVRPRHIEIQVFSDTHGNHVYLGERECSIQRRHQKVIEEAPSPINSAELRKAMGECAVKVAKAVDYVGAGTVEFLVSDLDRSFYFLEMNTRLQVEHPVTELVTGIDLVREQINVAWGEKLSFTQEDIQINGHAIECRVYAEDPDSNFMPSPGRITRLRLPQGPGVRDDGGVYDGAEVSIYYDPMISKLAVHGRDRAEAIDRMRRALMEYEVGGIKTTLPFFRDVMDDHEFIDGKLDTGFIPRFFERNSSGQSNETERDIAIIAAALAHSKPRAATSPAANAENGRPGKWALAGRLAQLNARI, encoded by the coding sequence ATGTTTAAGAAAATACTCATTTCGAACCGAGGAGAGATCGCCTGCCGTGTGATCAGGGCGTGCCGTGAGATGAAGATCGCGACGGTCGCGGTTTATTCAGATGCGGATAAAGATGCTTTGCATGTGCGGATGGCGGATGAAGCTTTTCATATCGGGCCGCCGCCTTCGGCTGAGAGTTATTTGCGGTGGGAGAAGATAATTGACGTTGCCGTGAAGAACGGCGTCGAGGCGATACATCCGGGCTATGGATTCTTATCAGAGAATGCTGATTTTGTTCGAGAGGTGACGAAGGCCGGGATCACATTCATTGGCCCCCCGCCCGAAGCTATGGAAGGGCTGGGCGGGAAGATGTCCGCACGAAAGATCGCGATCGACGCCGGTGTGCCGATCGTTCCCGGCACGACCGAGCCGCTCGCGTCGTTTGAAGAAGCGAAAGTTACTGCTGCCGAGATCGGTTATCCAGTCATGCTCAAGGCTTCTGCCGGCGGCGGCGGGAAGGGAATGCGGCTGGTATTCGAAGAATCGGAACTAAAATCCGCACTCGAAAATGCTCAGGCCGAGGCTCTCGCCGGATTTGGTGATGCTGAGGTTTATGTTGAAAAAGCTGTCGTTCGACCGCGGCATATTGAGATCCAGGTTTTTTCGGATACGCACGGAAATCACGTCTATTTGGGCGAACGAGAGTGTTCGATCCAGAGACGGCACCAAAAAGTGATCGAGGAAGCCCCGTCGCCGATCAATTCCGCCGAATTGCGAAAAGCAATGGGCGAATGTGCAGTTAAGGTCGCCAAGGCGGTTGATTACGTCGGAGCCGGAACAGTCGAATTCCTTGTTTCCGATCTCGACCGCTCATTCTATTTCCTCGAAATGAACACGCGTCTTCAGGTCGAACACCCTGTGACGGAACTCGTAACTGGAATCGATCTCGTTCGCGAACAGATCAACGTCGCGTGGGGCGAAAAGCTTTCGTTCACGCAGGAAGACATTCAGATCAACGGCCACGCGATCGAATGTCGTGTCTATGCGGAAGATCCGGACAGCAACTTCATGCCTTCGCCGGGCAGAATAACGCGTCTGAGACTGCCTCAGGGGCCTGGAGTTCGTGATGATGGTGGCGTTTATGATGGCGCCGAGGTTTCGATCTATTACGACCCGATGATCTCGAAGCTCGCGGTTCACGGCCGCGACCGAGCCGAAGCCATCGATAGAATGCGGCGGGCTCTAATGGAATACGAGGTCGGCGGGATAAAGACGACGCTGCCGTTCTTTCGCGATGTGATGGACGATCATGAGTTCATCGACGGGAAGCTTGATACAGGATTCATTCCGAGGTTTTTTGAACGGAACTCATCCGGCCAATCGAATGAAACTGAACGTGACATCGCGATCATCGCAGCCGCCTTGGCACATTCAAAACCACGGGCCGCCACCTCGCCTGCCGCGAACGCGGAAAACGGCCGGCCCGGTAAATGGGCTCTGGCGGGCAGACTCGCCCAACTGAACGCCCGCATTTGA
- a CDS encoding phosphatidylserine/phosphatidylglycerophosphate/cardiolipin synthase family protein → MNSVFPAILFMIALFAPTVLGQVTPDQNELLQKMYKKDIEMVRARRALQIHELRRNVQNSKEALESKKTTQVLEEGERFIDQAFQQIMDLDPHDQSLTILKSQYEGNFRNNIRSVQIKELSKMDGREVMIDSIGVETNFIRLKNLLAGGEQFEGRYITARVVCDGEYRIKTGLIFRSKKADQVTEFRLEKGDKKFAELAMSPAKEKCSVNVENRTGERATFRFVNEDQVLNDDLRSMSRSFEVCGLPEYSGSDTSKRFFLTDTLNSFSCPQKMENFRTLEEPLDGLQEKARALLGLELPAEMIEKRDPYFPLDFSRAPKLDAIYISYLVFRLDYYGAVIERLIRYHAGRGTQIRIVVADVVTLDKDRKSLDELQFDFPKNVSVKYARVDGAAIKSFPDWVNQFHRAIHMKTFITYSKSDPESNMAVIGGRNIHDGFIFKTASNLASFPGLVQYGKGKGADESFCRWTDFELSIRDQAVVKTLIGQFHTVFDNDNDEQLFRNYSINLKNGKVVGDEFFTSDKPMVRHFISVPYRDGQELENYVAGLIDSAQKEIVISTPYFNLTKKLTQSFSNAVKRGVHVRLVTRINLEGDTAAWVLLEAVNKKAINRFYKQFEIYEFSSPADILHSKIILVDGKLSSIGSVNLNQRSFKHDIENVMLVYSPEFNQKMMKIMDGYMKTTRKVEAPVKESLIPKIIVHIFRSVL, encoded by the coding sequence ATGAATTCAGTATTTCCAGCAATTCTATTTATGATCGCTCTCTTTGCACCGACCGTCCTCGGGCAGGTGACTCCAGATCAAAATGAGCTGCTGCAAAAAATGTACAAAAAAGATATCGAAATGGTCAGGGCCAGAAGAGCTCTTCAAATTCACGAACTTAGACGTAATGTTCAGAATTCCAAGGAAGCATTGGAATCGAAAAAGACAACTCAGGTACTTGAGGAGGGCGAGCGATTTATCGACCAGGCGTTTCAGCAGATCATGGATCTAGATCCACACGATCAAAGCCTAACGATCTTGAAGTCACAGTATGAAGGCAATTTTAGAAATAACATTCGATCCGTACAAATAAAAGAGCTTTCTAAGATGGATGGCCGGGAGGTTATGATCGATTCGATCGGAGTTGAAACGAACTTCATTAGATTAAAAAACCTATTGGCTGGAGGCGAACAATTTGAAGGCAGGTACATCACTGCCAGAGTCGTTTGTGATGGTGAATACAGGATCAAGACGGGACTGATCTTTCGTTCAAAAAAGGCAGATCAAGTCACGGAATTTAGATTAGAAAAGGGTGACAAGAAGTTTGCTGAACTTGCCATGTCGCCGGCGAAAGAAAAATGTTCGGTAAATGTTGAAAACCGAACCGGGGAAAGGGCCACTTTTCGTTTTGTAAATGAAGATCAGGTCCTGAACGATGATCTGAGATCGATGTCAAGGTCATTTGAAGTGTGCGGCCTGCCAGAATATTCCGGATCAGACACGAGCAAACGATTCTTCTTAACAGATACACTCAATTCATTTTCATGCCCGCAGAAAATGGAGAACTTTAGAACTCTGGAGGAACCACTTGATGGCCTCCAGGAAAAGGCAAGGGCACTTTTAGGTCTTGAACTTCCGGCTGAGATGATCGAAAAACGGGATCCCTATTTCCCACTTGATTTCTCACGGGCTCCCAAGCTCGACGCCATCTATATTTCTTATCTTGTTTTTAGATTGGATTACTACGGAGCAGTCATTGAAAGGCTCATTCGCTATCACGCCGGAAGGGGAACTCAAATTAGGATCGTTGTCGCGGATGTGGTCACCCTCGATAAAGATAGAAAGTCATTGGACGAACTGCAGTTTGATTTTCCCAAAAATGTATCCGTGAAATATGCACGTGTGGATGGTGCCGCGATAAAGAGCTTTCCTGATTGGGTCAATCAGTTTCACCGTGCGATCCATATGAAAACCTTTATTACTTATTCAAAAAGTGATCCAGAGTCCAATATGGCGGTGATCGGTGGGAGAAATATTCACGATGGTTTTATCTTTAAGACGGCATCTAACCTTGCTAGTTTTCCAGGCCTGGTGCAGTACGGGAAAGGGAAAGGAGCAGACGAGTCCTTCTGTCGCTGGACCGATTTTGAACTATCAATCAGAGATCAAGCTGTTGTCAAGACGCTGATCGGACAGTTTCACACCGTTTTTGACAATGATAATGATGAGCAGCTTTTTAGAAATTATTCGATCAATCTAAAAAACGGGAAAGTAGTAGGTGACGAGTTTTTCACAAGCGACAAGCCAATGGTAAGGCACTTTATCTCTGTGCCTTATCGAGACGGCCAGGAACTTGAGAATTATGTTGCTGGATTGATCGACTCTGCTCAGAAAGAAATTGTTATCTCAACCCCATATTTTAATCTAACTAAGAAATTGACCCAGTCGTTTTCGAACGCAGTCAAAAGAGGTGTGCACGTCCGTCTCGTCACAAGAATTAATCTCGAAGGTGATACAGCCGCATGGGTACTGCTGGAAGCGGTCAACAAAAAGGCCATCAATAGGTTTTATAAGCAATTTGAAATTTATGAGTTTAGTAGTCCGGCCGACATTTTACATTCAAAGATCATTCTTGTTGATGGAAAGCTGTCATCGATAGGCTCAGTGAACCTAAACCAAAGAAGCTTCAAACATGATATTGAAAACGTTATGTTGGTTTACTCACCAGAATTTAATCAAAAAATGATGAAAATTATGGACGGGTATATGAAAACGACCAGAAAGGTAGAAGCCCCGGTCAAAGAAAGCCTTATTCCAAAGATCATCGTTCATATATTTCGGTCTGTTCTGTAG
- a CDS encoding C40 family peptidase: protein MIVLRKMLFISVCVVAAAVCFTGKAAAQGRDRIVKSTGSQPTNMPAPTQPVEVVRTSSSRPTLTNSINVVKPNVDPAYEPLVNNTGSSMPTSSASLAAAGKAAYSASTSVRLDQAIKSRYGIRYRYGSSGPNTYDCSGFVWAAFQEAGIGFTRASARSLWAQSEPVSGDDRFKFGTLVFLNGLGHMGIVADENGFYHASSSKGITYSPFKGYWASRIVGFRKLNPEAPTLDNK, encoded by the coding sequence TTGATAGTTTTAAGAAAGATGCTCTTTATTTCGGTTTGCGTCGTCGCCGCTGCCGTGTGTTTTACGGGAAAAGCCGCAGCCCAAGGCCGCGATCGCATAGTCAAGTCAACCGGAAGCCAACCAACGAACATGCCGGCACCCACGCAGCCGGTCGAAGTGGTAAGAACATCATCCTCACGTCCTACGCTCACAAATTCAATTAATGTAGTCAAACCAAACGTCGATCCGGCATACGAACCGCTCGTAAACAATACTGGATCATCAATGCCGACGAGCTCCGCCAGCTTGGCCGCGGCCGGAAAGGCTGCATACAGCGCATCGACCAGTGTTCGACTCGATCAGGCGATCAAGTCCCGCTACGGCATCCGATACCGCTACGGTTCGAGCGGGCCGAACACCTACGATTGTTCAGGATTTGTTTGGGCCGCCTTTCAGGAAGCCGGTATTGGCTTCACACGGGCGAGTGCTCGCAGCCTTTGGGCTCAGTCGGAACCGGTTTCCGGCGATGACCGCTTTAAGTTCGGCACTCTGGTATTCCTGAACGGCCTCGGCCATATGGGGATCGTTGCTGATGAGAACGGCTTTTACCATGCGTCGTCGAGCAAAGGCATTACCTACTCGCCCTTCAAAGGTTACTGGGCCAGCCGCATCGTTGGTTTCAGAAAATTAAACCCAGAAGCTCCGACCCTGGATAATAAGTAG
- a CDS encoding iron-sulfur cluster assembly accessory protein, producing MAAVAAPSVELIVTDSAAVEIKKFLANEDDLPETAGLRVRVVPGGCSGFQYSLNIEEESKMGDFVMDKQGIRLFVDMFSAQYLNGITIDHTTNMMGSGFTFENPNATGGCGCGTSFSA from the coding sequence ATGGCAGCAGTTGCAGCACCTTCAGTCGAATTAATAGTTACAGATAGCGCAGCGGTAGAGATCAAGAAATTCCTCGCCAACGAGGATGACCTGCCGGAAACAGCCGGGCTTCGTGTTCGCGTTGTGCCGGGCGGTTGTTCGGGCTTTCAGTACAGCCTCAACATCGAGGAAGAGTCGAAAATGGGTGATTTCGTTATGGACAAGCAAGGCATCCGCCTGTTCGTCGATATGTTCTCGGCCCAATATCTTAACGGTATCACCATCGACCACACAACCAATATGATGGGCTCGGGATTCACATTCGAGAATCCAAATGCGACCGGCGGCTGCGGCTGTGGAACGTCGTTCTCGGCATAA
- a CDS encoding S9 family peptidase: MKLVQRLRQSVFTLCLFSLVTSSLLAQTGGKRALTAQDFDAWKGLQGTAISRDGKFVAYVMQAQDGDGEVFVRSTSGTTEYRVPRGYRPPTPPPDPSDPAATQAFAALGRLLRPVFSADSKYAFFNLEPEKAVILKARKDKKKPEDMPKTALGIMDLSNGKVTRVEEVKSFQVPEDGSGYVAILKEPGKPEPAASPSPNANSNTAAPAAPQAPAKKKDYGSTLILRRLSDGKDRTFADVLEYSFAKDAKTLLYAVSSKKEETNGAYAVTPQSDAAPVALLSGPGKYIKFTWDEKQEQAAFISDKVDATAKQPKFSVYHWARTAPSASEVVSVKTAGFRPEFVVSEKGSLAFSYDGSRLFISNAPPPDPEPDPANAVPDEEKVVADLWHWKDDYVQPQQKVRMIADRDRSYRAVLHIADKKFVQLADRTMENVIPSSNGLYALGTDDRSYRIRGNYDPGFTDYYLVNTVDGSRKMLRQSLQFGMSWSPGAKYVVFFDGKDWNSISIPDLKVTNLTNKINVKFTREDHDSPSAAPSYGLAGWTKDDKQVLIYDRFDIWQANADGSGAKMLTGGIGRKEKTELRYVRLDPDERFVEPGKDMLLRAENEETRDSGFYRVKLDGSPERLAMDAKNFTTPTKARDTNTMMVQASRFDMFPDVWVTGGDFKDLKKLSNGDAQRDPFIWGTSELIKYKSADGVPLQGVLFKPGNFDPKKKYPMLVYLYEKLSDTVHNFANPNVGQNVNPSFYTSNDYVVFMPDIVYKIGYPGKSALNCVLPGVDAVAKMGFVDEKNIGIQGHSWGGYQIAYMITQTNRFKAAAPGALVADMFSAYNGIRWGTGLPRQFQYERTQSRIGGTPWNSTKLFTENSPLFYIEKVQTPVLMLHNDGDDAVPWYQGIEFYLSLRRLNKEVYFFNYNGEPHGLRKRQNQRDYSRRMKEYFDHFLKGAPAPEWMEKGIPYLQREKEKEKYRQPAGTAPKN, encoded by the coding sequence TTGAAGCTGGTTCAACGTTTGCGGCAGAGTGTATTCACGCTCTGCCTTTTTAGTCTCGTCACTTCGTCGCTGCTCGCGCAGACCGGCGGCAAAAGAGCTTTGACAGCTCAGGATTTCGACGCGTGGAAAGGCCTGCAGGGTACGGCGATATCGCGTGACGGCAAGTTTGTCGCCTACGTGATGCAGGCCCAGGATGGCGACGGCGAGGTTTTCGTCCGCAGCACTTCGGGGACGACCGAATACCGCGTACCGCGCGGCTACCGCCCGCCGACTCCACCGCCCGACCCGTCAGATCCGGCCGCAACGCAGGCTTTCGCGGCACTTGGACGTCTTCTGCGACCGGTATTTTCGGCTGACAGCAAGTACGCATTCTTCAACCTCGAACCCGAAAAAGCGGTCATTCTCAAAGCCCGAAAAGACAAGAAAAAGCCCGAAGACATGCCGAAAACAGCTCTCGGCATCATGGATCTTTCTAACGGCAAGGTCACCCGCGTCGAGGAAGTGAAGAGTTTCCAGGTTCCCGAGGATGGATCAGGCTATGTCGCGATCCTAAAAGAGCCCGGCAAGCCCGAGCCTGCCGCTTCGCCGAGCCCGAATGCAAACTCGAACACCGCTGCCCCAGCAGCTCCGCAAGCTCCCGCAAAGAAAAAAGATTACGGAAGCACTCTGATCCTCCGCCGACTTTCTGACGGTAAAGACCGCACGTTCGCGGATGTATTGGAGTACTCGTTCGCTAAAGATGCAAAGACCTTGCTCTACGCAGTTTCATCAAAAAAAGAAGAAACAAATGGAGCATATGCGGTGACCCCTCAGAGCGACGCGGCACCGGTCGCACTACTCTCAGGACCGGGAAAATATATCAAATTTACGTGGGACGAAAAGCAGGAACAGGCTGCGTTCATCAGCGATAAAGTCGATGCGACAGCGAAACAGCCGAAGTTTTCGGTCTATCACTGGGCGAGAACTGCTCCATCGGCAAGCGAGGTCGTTTCGGTAAAGACGGCTGGATTTCGTCCTGAATTCGTCGTGAGCGAAAAAGGCTCGCTCGCGTTTTCATACGACGGCAGCCGCCTGTTCATCAGCAACGCTCCGCCGCCCGATCCTGAACCGGATCCGGCAAACGCCGTTCCGGATGAAGAAAAGGTCGTCGCCGATCTCTGGCACTGGAAGGACGATTACGTCCAGCCGCAGCAAAAGGTCCGCATGATCGCGGACCGCGACCGTTCGTACCGAGCGGTATTGCACATCGCGGACAAGAAATTCGTCCAGCTCGCTGACAGGACGATGGAGAATGTGATCCCAAGTTCGAATGGACTTTACGCTCTGGGCACGGACGACCGTTCGTATAGAATTCGCGGAAACTACGATCCGGGCTTCACGGATTACTATCTGGTGAATACGGTTGACGGTTCGCGCAAAATGCTTCGTCAGTCTCTGCAGTTCGGCATGAGCTGGTCGCCGGGTGCGAAATATGTCGTGTTTTTTGACGGCAAAGACTGGAATTCGATCTCGATCCCGGATCTCAAGGTCACAAATCTAACCAATAAGATCAACGTAAAATTCACCCGCGAGGATCACGATTCCCCGAGTGCCGCACCATCCTACGGACTCGCCGGTTGGACCAAGGACGACAAGCAGGTGCTGATCTATGACCGATTCGACATTTGGCAGGCAAATGCCGACGGCAGCGGAGCGAAAATGCTGACCGGCGGGATCGGCCGTAAGGAAAAAACGGAGCTTCGCTACGTTAGGCTCGATCCGGACGAAAGATTCGTCGAACCGGGCAAGGATATGCTGCTTCGGGCAGAGAACGAAGAGACCCGCGATTCCGGATTTTACCGCGTCAAACTCGACGGCTCGCCGGAAAGACTGGCGATGGACGCAAAGAATTTCACAACGCCGACAAAGGCTCGAGATACGAACACGATGATGGTACAGGCTTCGCGGTTCGATATGTTCCCGGACGTGTGGGTGACGGGCGGTGATTTTAAGGATCTGAAAAAGCTCAGCAACGGCGATGCTCAGCGTGATCCGTTCATCTGGGGAACGTCGGAGCTGATCAAATATAAGAGTGCCGACGGTGTTCCGCTGCAGGGCGTGTTGTTCAAACCAGGAAATTTCGATCCGAAGAAGAAATATCCAATGCTCGTTTATCTTTACGAGAAACTATCGGATACGGTCCATAATTTCGCAAACCCGAACGTCGGCCAGAACGTCAATCCGAGCTTTTACACCAGCAACGATTACGTCGTCTTCATGCCGGACATCGTTTACAAGATCGGTTATCCGGGCAAAAGCGCGTTGAATTGCGTCCTGCCTGGCGTCGACGCGGTTGCGAAAATGGGCTTTGTCGATGAGAAGAACATCGGCATTCAGGGCCACAGTTGGGGCGGTTATCAGATCGCCTACATGATTACGCAGACCAACCGATTCAAGGCCGCTGCACCGGGAGCTTTGGTCGCGGATATGTTCAGTGCGTACAACGGCATCCGTTGGGGAACGGGATTGCCGCGACAGTTCCAGTACGAACGAACCCAAAGCCGCATCGGCGGAACACCGTGGAATTCGACCAAGTTGTTTACCGAAAATTCCCCGCTTTTCTACATCGAAAAAGTACAGACGCCGGTTCTAATGCTTCACAACGACGGCGACGATGCCGTGCCGTGGTATCAGGGCATCGAATTCTATCTTTCGCTCAGGCGTTTGAACAAAGAGGTCTATTTCTTCAATTACAACGGCGAACCACACGGTCTGAGGAAGAGGCAGAACCAAAGGGACTATTCGCGGCGAATGAAGGAATATTTCGACCACTTCCTGAAGGGTGCTCCGGCCCCGGAATGGATGGAGAAAGGAATCCCATATTTGCAGCGTGAGAAAGAGAAAGAAAAGTACCGCCAACCGGCCGGCACGGCTCCGAAAAATTGA